The Echinicola rosea genome has a segment encoding these proteins:
- a CDS encoding SusC/RagA family TonB-linked outer membrane protein: MKKKLLRIVLKSTANLLIIGTLMYCLSNFALAHETKAQHMGETQIELSTTKMELRQFFSQVEAQSTFRFHYNAVLSEVKTVVSLNGSADLETLLYEVAKQTDLSFKQVNEDIAVRKLKKTNQNKAVVIDINISGTVIDADTGEPIVGASVFIEGSGIGIATDLDGNWTLDIPEELMGKTITASYLGYQSATATIGQRPINFSLKSNELDEVVVVGYGTQKKINLTGAVDNVTGEVFENRPVPNIAQGLQGAIPNLNINIQDGKPTQSPSFNIRGTTSIGQGGNALVLIDGVEGDPSMINPSDIESISVLKDASASSIYGARGAFGVILITTKSPSKDKMSLSYTTNWSIKSPTVVPDLVTDGYTWASMFNEAWTAWNDYSQTPQNANKTLPFSQDYLAELKRRSEDPSLPDIEVGPNGEYIYYGSTDYYGELYKKSLLAMEHNLSLSGSNGKTGYYITGRYFDQEGLFRYNSDDFKMYNFRAKGSLEMTDWLTVENNTEYSFRQYHNPLNVGEGGSIWRNIADEGHPVAPMLNPDGTLSYSAAYTIGDYYYGKNGIDTERSIIKNITSFNSQFFDNTFRVRGNFTFQDIQNNEQRIRVPVPYSRSEGVIEYVGTNTNDIRNQRAETRYMATNLYAEYEPKLQGLHSVKGLVGYNFETSTYSSLTAQRNGLIFEDAQDINLALGQSITTNGGWDRWDIQGGFFRVNYNYAGKYLLEVNGRYDGSSKFPEDQRYAFFPSFSAGWRVSDESFFNISETAISDLKIRGSYGSLGNGNINSYAFQELFSITQSDRVLNGVKPQYTNQPGVLPDGLTWETSTTANIGIDLGMLSNRLTFTGDAYIRNTTDMFTVGKSLPAVFGTAVPKGNYADLRTKGWEFVLAWRDQVSVASKPLNYSVKFFMADYNSTITKYNNENKQLTDYYEGMKVGEIWGYVTEGLFESMEDISSHADQSYIQSSTSRTTLPGDIKFQDLNNDGVINKGLNTVDNPGDQKIIGNSTPRYTYGFNIDLSYQNFFLNTFFQGVGKRDWWPGGEAGLFWGQYNRPYNDVPKSMLGNIWSEDNPDAYFPRYRGYTSIGSNRSLSSVQTRYLQSIAYLRMKNIQIGYNLPKHIASKYKMGAARLYLSGENLLTWSPLYKVTKNLDVENTGPSDLVLTSGTSGNGNNYPILKSVTLGLSITF; this comes from the coding sequence ATGAAAAAAAAACTACTTCGCATTGTTTTGAAGTCAACAGCGAACTTATTAATCATCGGTACGCTCATGTACTGCCTTAGCAATTTTGCTTTGGCCCATGAGACCAAGGCCCAGCACATGGGCGAAACGCAAATTGAGCTTTCCACCACCAAGATGGAGCTTAGGCAATTCTTCTCACAGGTAGAAGCCCAAAGCACCTTCAGGTTCCACTACAATGCCGTCTTGTCAGAGGTGAAAACCGTCGTATCACTAAATGGCTCGGCAGATCTTGAAACACTTCTTTATGAAGTTGCCAAACAAACTGACCTTAGTTTTAAGCAAGTCAATGAAGACATTGCAGTAAGAAAATTGAAGAAAACCAACCAAAACAAGGCAGTGGTCATCGACATCAACATATCTGGGACTGTCATCGATGCGGATACTGGAGAGCCCATTGTCGGTGCATCGGTATTTATAGAAGGTTCTGGCATTGGAATAGCCACTGACCTGGATGGTAACTGGACCTTGGATATACCGGAAGAGCTCATGGGAAAGACCATCACTGCCAGCTACTTGGGCTATCAGTCGGCCACTGCCACCATCGGCCAAAGACCGATCAATTTCAGCCTAAAGTCCAATGAGCTTGACGAAGTCGTGGTGGTAGGCTATGGCACCCAGAAAAAAATCAACCTTACAGGAGCAGTAGATAATGTAACAGGAGAGGTATTCGAAAACCGTCCTGTTCCCAATATTGCCCAAGGGCTACAGGGAGCAATCCCCAACTTGAACATCAATATCCAAGACGGAAAGCCTACCCAATCACCGTCCTTTAACATCCGTGGGACGACCTCCATCGGCCAGGGCGGCAACGCACTGGTATTGATCGATGGTGTAGAAGGCGACCCTTCCATGATCAATCCCTCGGATATAGAGAGTATTTCGGTGCTTAAGGATGCTTCGGCCTCCTCTATCTATGGAGCCAGAGGTGCTTTTGGTGTGATCTTGATCACCACCAAATCTCCCTCCAAGGACAAAATGTCTCTTTCTTACACCACCAACTGGTCCATCAAGTCCCCTACGGTGGTTCCTGACCTGGTGACCGACGGCTACACTTGGGCCAGCATGTTTAACGAAGCGTGGACAGCATGGAACGATTACTCCCAGACTCCCCAAAACGCCAATAAAACGCTCCCTTTTTCCCAAGATTATTTGGCAGAACTGAAGCGAAGATCGGAAGATCCAAGCTTACCGGATATCGAAGTCGGACCAAATGGTGAATACATTTACTACGGCAGCACGGACTATTATGGAGAATTGTACAAAAAGAGCCTCTTGGCCATGGAACACAACCTTTCCCTTTCTGGTAGCAACGGTAAAACGGGCTATTACATCACAGGAAGGTACTTTGACCAAGAGGGACTTTTCCGGTACAATTCCGATGATTTCAAAATGTACAATTTCAGGGCTAAAGGCTCTTTGGAAATGACAGATTGGCTAACCGTAGAAAACAATACGGAATATTCCTTCAGACAATACCACAATCCTCTCAATGTCGGCGAGGGTGGTAGCATCTGGCGGAATATCGCGGACGAAGGCCATCCCGTGGCCCCAATGTTAAACCCTGACGGCACACTTTCCTATTCGGCCGCCTATACCATTGGGGATTATTATTACGGGAAAAATGGCATTGATACCGAACGAAGCATCATCAAAAATATCACCAGCTTCAATTCCCAGTTCTTTGACAACACCTTCCGTGTTCGGGGAAACTTCACCTTCCAAGATATCCAAAACAATGAACAACGGATTCGTGTACCAGTACCTTACAGCAGAAGTGAAGGGGTCATCGAATATGTCGGAACCAATACCAACGATATCAGAAACCAACGAGCCGAAACGCGCTATATGGCCACCAATCTTTATGCTGAATACGAACCAAAACTGCAAGGACTGCATAGTGTCAAAGGCTTGGTAGGCTACAACTTCGAAACCTCGACTTACAGCAGCCTCACGGCACAAAGAAACGGCCTGATCTTCGAAGACGCACAGGATATCAACCTAGCTCTTGGGCAATCCATTACTACCAATGGTGGCTGGGACAGATGGGACATCCAAGGAGGGTTCTTCAGGGTAAATTATAATTATGCAGGCAAATACCTTCTGGAGGTAAATGGCCGCTATGACGGATCTTCCAAATTTCCCGAAGATCAGCGTTATGCCTTCTTCCCTTCCTTTTCAGCAGGCTGGAGGGTGTCCGATGAATCATTCTTCAACATATCCGAGACCGCCATTTCAGACTTGAAGATCCGTGGTTCCTATGGCTCACTTGGGAATGGCAACATCAATTCATATGCCTTCCAGGAACTGTTTTCTATTACCCAATCCGACAGGGTATTGAACGGCGTGAAGCCTCAATATACCAATCAGCCAGGAGTACTTCCAGATGGCTTGACCTGGGAAACCTCCACTACAGCAAACATTGGTATTGACTTAGGTATGCTGAGTAATCGACTGACTTTTACGGGTGATGCTTACATCCGAAATACTACGGACATGTTTACGGTGGGCAAATCCCTCCCAGCAGTATTCGGTACGGCGGTACCAAAAGGAAATTACGCCGATCTCCGAACAAAAGGCTGGGAATTTGTCCTCGCCTGGCGAGACCAAGTAAGTGTGGCTTCCAAGCCGCTAAACTATAGCGTAAAATTCTTTATGGCGGATTACAATTCTACCATTACCAAATATAATAATGAAAACAAACAGCTCACGGACTATTATGAAGGCATGAAAGTGGGCGAAATCTGGGGCTATGTGACAGAAGGACTTTTTGAATCCATGGAAGACATCAGTTCCCATGCGGATCAAAGCTATATCCAGTCATCCACCAGCAGAACCACTCTACCGGGAGATATAAAATTCCAAGACCTGAACAATGATGGGGTAATCAATAAAGGCCTAAACACCGTGGACAATCCAGGAGATCAAAAAATCATCGGTAATTCCACTCCGCGATATACGTATGGCTTTAACATCGACCTTAGCTATCAAAACTTTTTCCTCAACACCTTCTTCCAAGGTGTTGGTAAAAGAGACTGGTGGCCCGGTGGAGAGGCCGGATTGTTTTGGGGACAGTATAACCGTCCTTATAATGACGTGCCCAAATCCATGCTCGGAAACATCTGGTCAGAAGATAATCCTGATGCTTATTTCCCCAGATACCGCGGCTATACTTCCATTGGCAGTAACCGCTCATTATCATCGGTGCAAACCCGGTATTTGCAGAGCATCGCTTACTTAAGGATGAAAAACATCCAAATCGGATATAACCTCCCTAAGCATATCGCCTCTAAGTATAAAATGGGCGCCGCCAGGCTATATCTCTCAGGAGAGAATTTACTTACTTGGTCACCACTTTATAAGGTGACCAAAAACCTAGACGTGGAAAATACCGGACCGTCTGATCTTGTGCTTACTTCTGGTACTTCGGGTAATGGAAACAACTACCCGATCCTAAAGAGCGTAACCCTGGGACTATCTATTACCTTCTAA
- a CDS encoding RagB/SusD family nutrient uptake outer membrane protein: protein MKNIQKLFGSIALVGFLATGCAELDQYPEATTSKSAVFNSENGLNLYANSFYNGLPTARDIHSGDEMADYAARTQVPDFIRPGNYNPSQSSGWNWEALRNINYFLENNTSEEVSQETKNHFNAIARFFRAFFYYEKVKRFGDVPWISSPMNVDDPALYNGRDPRTLVMDSVLADLDYAIANIREGEDESRSLITKNVVLGIKSRICLFEGTFRKYHEDYELTGSVIKWLSEAASAAKQVMDNGDFSLYKGDGEDFSYRSLFISEKPVTQEIMLAVVIDPSLSVFHDANWWWTSSTYGARVSLTRDFIRTYLNENGTPFTELSGHETMTFMEETQNRDKRLQQTIRMGDYTRTNAGTVVPAPPIFSYTYTGYQPIKWTLDDMYFDGGSRNTNSVSILRYAEVLLNYAEARAELGEFTEADWLLTIRALRERAGITGNLGMPTMIDPYLQETYFPDITDPVLLEIRRERGIELVFEGFRFYDIVRWDKGELMEMPWNGFYVPALDTPLDLNEDGIFDVAFYTQLPANQVDGVTYINVSENIDSGINPQQLDEGNKGEIHWLDHQPREWEEKNYLYPIPENDLLMNPALGQNPGW, encoded by the coding sequence ATGAAAAATATACAAAAACTATTCGGATCCATTGCCCTCGTGGGATTCTTGGCTACCGGCTGTGCGGAACTGGATCAATATCCAGAGGCCACCACCTCCAAAAGCGCTGTTTTCAACAGTGAAAATGGGCTAAACCTCTATGCCAATTCCTTCTATAACGGCCTTCCTACGGCCAGGGATATTCACTCGGGCGATGAGATGGCCGATTATGCTGCCAGGACCCAAGTGCCTGATTTTATCAGACCAGGAAATTATAACCCCTCCCAAAGTAGTGGTTGGAACTGGGAAGCCCTTCGAAACATCAATTATTTTCTGGAAAATAATACCAGTGAAGAGGTAAGCCAAGAAACCAAAAATCACTTCAATGCCATTGCGAGGTTCTTTAGGGCCTTCTTCTACTACGAAAAAGTAAAGCGTTTTGGTGATGTTCCCTGGATCAGTTCCCCCATGAACGTGGACGATCCCGCCCTTTATAATGGACGTGATCCACGAACCTTAGTGATGGACTCTGTTTTGGCTGATTTGGACTACGCCATTGCGAATATTCGTGAAGGAGAAGATGAAAGTCGAAGTCTGATTACCAAAAATGTAGTGCTGGGCATTAAGTCTCGAATTTGCCTCTTTGAAGGTACTTTCAGAAAGTACCATGAAGATTACGAACTGACTGGCTCTGTTATAAAATGGCTTAGCGAAGCAGCTTCTGCTGCCAAGCAAGTAATGGATAATGGCGATTTTTCGCTTTACAAAGGTGATGGAGAAGATTTCTCCTATCGATCACTGTTTATCAGCGAAAAACCCGTGACGCAAGAAATCATGCTGGCCGTCGTAATCGACCCTTCCCTAAGTGTATTTCATGACGCCAACTGGTGGTGGACCAGTTCCACTTATGGCGCCAGGGTGAGCTTGACGAGAGATTTTATCCGTACCTATCTAAATGAAAATGGTACGCCATTTACGGAGCTTTCAGGACATGAAACCATGACCTTTATGGAAGAAACCCAAAACAGGGACAAAAGGCTACAACAAACCATTCGAATGGGCGATTACACCCGGACCAATGCCGGCACCGTCGTACCTGCCCCTCCAATATTTTCATACACCTACACGGGGTACCAACCGATCAAATGGACGTTGGACGATATGTATTTTGATGGTGGCAGCAGAAACACCAACAGTGTAAGTATTCTCCGGTATGCTGAAGTGTTGCTAAACTACGCAGAAGCAAGAGCGGAACTGGGCGAATTTACCGAAGCAGACTGGCTGCTTACCATCAGAGCACTTCGCGAAAGGGCTGGAATCACTGGAAATCTCGGCATGCCTACCATGATCGACCCATATCTGCAAGAAACCTATTTTCCTGATATCACGGATCCGGTGCTTTTGGAAATCAGACGGGAACGTGGCATCGAATTGGTCTTCGAAGGATTCCGCTTCTACGACATCGTCAGATGGGATAAGGGGGAATTGATGGAAATGCCTTGGAATGGCTTTTATGTACCAGCACTCGACACTCCCCTGGACCTCAATGAAGATGGGATTTTTGACGTAGCTTTCTACACCCAACTACCAGCCAACCAAGTGGACGGGGTAACCTATATCAACGTCAGCGAAAACATCGATTCGGGTATCAATCCCCAACAACTGGACGAAGGCAATAAGGGAGAGATCCACTGGCTAGACCACCAGCCTCGGGAATGGGAAGAAAAAAACTACCTCTATCCTATTCCTGAAAATGACCTCCTGATGAACCCTGCACTGGGACAAAATCCAGGCTGGTAA
- a CDS encoding endonuclease/exonuclease/phosphatase family protein codes for MTKNRFKTYLIAVFALLGAFILSLRAQAQSEELTVATFNIRYDNPGDAPNNWDNRKEVVVNLIQFHGFEIFGIQEGLKHQVAYLDEQLSSFGYVGVGRDDGKEKGEYSAIFYNKEKFAVLESNTFWLSTDTTKPNKGWDAALPRICTWAKMEDKASGQQFYFFNTHFDHVGTEARQESGKLILSKIKEADQAGIPVMLTGDFNVDQENPAYLLLENSEELKDCYEAADLRYANNGTFNSFDNSKSTDRRIDHVFVSEFLKVKKYGILTDTYHNLYPSDHFPVMAVIEWNY; via the coding sequence GTGACCAAAAACCGATTCAAAACTTATCTGATAGCAGTCTTTGCACTGCTGGGAGCATTTATTTTATCACTTAGGGCCCAGGCACAAAGTGAAGAGCTCACCGTCGCTACATTTAACATCCGCTATGACAATCCTGGTGATGCTCCCAACAACTGGGACAACCGCAAGGAAGTAGTAGTAAACCTGATCCAATTCCATGGCTTCGAAATCTTTGGAATCCAAGAAGGGCTAAAACACCAAGTGGCATACCTCGACGAGCAACTGTCCAGCTTTGGTTATGTTGGCGTGGGTAGGGATGACGGGAAGGAAAAGGGAGAATACTCCGCCATCTTCTATAACAAGGAGAAATTTGCGGTGCTGGAAAGCAATACCTTTTGGCTTTCGACAGACACCACCAAGCCCAACAAAGGTTGGGATGCAGCCCTTCCAAGAATCTGCACCTGGGCAAAAATGGAAGATAAGGCCAGTGGTCAGCAGTTTTATTTCTTCAATACGCACTTTGACCATGTAGGTACAGAAGCGCGCCAAGAAAGTGGCAAGCTGATCCTCAGCAAGATCAAGGAAGCTGATCAAGCAGGCATCCCTGTCATGCTTACGGGGGATTTTAACGTGGACCAAGAAAACCCCGCTTACCTGCTTTTGGAAAATTCCGAAGAACTTAAGGACTGCTATGAAGCCGCAGACCTCCGCTACGCCAACAATGGCACCTTTAACAGCTTCGACAATAGCAAAAGCACGGACAGGCGCATCGACCACGTTTTTGTCAGCGAGTTCCTGAAAGTCAAAAAGTACGGCATTCTTACCGATACCTATCACAACCTTTATCCCTCCGACCATTTCCCAGTGATGGCAGTGATCGAATGGAATTATTAA
- a CDS encoding lipocalin-like domain-containing protein, producing MKWTKKGKEQNIHSKFKTDEVYQIFEEENDFVSIVGNKKTKGSWKLSDEDQKLTVKVMMMKVNFVIEYMDDKKRVISNKKQGTLEYAKVE from the coding sequence GTGAAATGGACCAAAAAGGGAAAAGAGCAGAACATCCATTCGAAGTTTAAGACCGATGAAGTATATCAGATTTTTGAAGAAGAGAACGATTTTGTGAGCATCGTAGGAAATAAAAAAACAAAAGGTAGTTGGAAACTTTCGGACGAGGATCAAAAGCTCACTGTGAAAGTGATGATGATGAAGGTGAATTTTGTGATCGAATATATGGATGATAAAAAGCGGGTCATTTCCAATAAAAAACAAGGTACTCTTGAATATGCAAAGGTGGAATGA
- a CDS encoding DinB family protein: protein MKTESVAASQELFISTEAMLAHWQGHRNLTRRTIELFPEDKLFDYSIGGMRPFAQLVMEMIDIAVPGVKGLASGEWEKVEEFDHTKSMPTTKEGLLELWDKVTQVIDETWPSITSERFQKVEVAFGQYENSNYATLLYFVDNEIHHRGQGYVYLRSLGIEPPFFWER from the coding sequence ATGAAAACCGAATCAGTTGCAGCCAGTCAAGAATTGTTTATTTCCACAGAAGCCATGTTGGCACATTGGCAAGGACACAGGAATTTGACCAGAAGGACTATTGAATTATTTCCTGAGGACAAATTGTTTGATTATTCTATTGGGGGGATGCGGCCATTTGCCCAGTTGGTCATGGAGATGATCGATATCGCTGTGCCTGGGGTGAAAGGACTGGCCTCCGGGGAATGGGAAAAAGTCGAGGAATTTGACCATACCAAGTCCATGCCTACGACCAAAGAAGGCCTTTTGGAGCTTTGGGACAAGGTGACGCAGGTAATCGACGAAACATGGCCTAGCATCACCTCTGAGCGCTTCCAGAAGGTAGAGGTAGCCTTTGGCCAATATGAAAACAGCAATTACGCCACCTTGCTGTATTTTGTGGACAATGAAATCCATCACCGTGGTCAGGGATATGTTTATCTGAGGAGTTTGGGCATCGAGCCACCATTCTTCTGGGAAAGATAG
- the ygiD gene encoding 4,5-DOPA-extradiol-dioxygenase → MNNLGDFKRFTSSLKEGGVQMPVLFVGHGSPMNGIEDNVFSGYWKKLGQEIPHPTAVLVISAHWLSRGTRITAMDFPRTIHDFGGFPRELFEVQYPAPGHPDLAKAIEEGVSTVNVALDHEWGLDHGAWTVVRHMYPDAAIPVLQLSIDYGQSPQYHYELAKELHDLRQKGVLIIGSGNMVHNLRMVAWDKLSEPEYGYDWAIEMNEQFKQLIINGNHRALMDYHKFGKAARLAIPTPDHYLPLLYTLGLKSEAEPTTFFNDKVVGGSLTMTSAVFGEYK, encoded by the coding sequence ATGAACAACCTAGGAGATTTTAAACGATTTACAAGTAGTTTGAAAGAAGGGGGCGTACAGATGCCAGTGCTGTTTGTGGGGCATGGCTCGCCCATGAATGGAATTGAAGACAACGTATTTTCAGGTTATTGGAAAAAGCTGGGACAAGAAATTCCCCATCCAACAGCCGTTTTGGTGATTTCTGCCCATTGGTTGAGCCGTGGTACGAGAATTACGGCCATGGATTTTCCAAGGACCATTCATGATTTTGGAGGGTTTCCAAGAGAACTCTTTGAGGTACAATATCCGGCTCCTGGACACCCGGATCTCGCAAAGGCAATTGAAGAAGGCGTTTCTACAGTAAATGTGGCATTAGACCATGAATGGGGCTTGGATCATGGTGCTTGGACGGTCGTTCGGCACATGTATCCGGATGCGGCTATCCCCGTGCTGCAATTGAGCATTGATTATGGACAGTCCCCCCAATACCACTACGAATTGGCCAAGGAACTTCATGACCTTCGCCAAAAAGGCGTATTGATCATTGGCAGCGGCAATATGGTCCATAATCTCCGGATGGTCGCCTGGGACAAACTAAGCGAGCCGGAGTATGGTTATGATTGGGCAATAGAGATGAACGAACAGTTTAAGCAATTGATCATTAATGGCAATCACCGGGCATTGATGGATTATCATAAGTTTGGAAAGGCGGCGCGGTTGGCCATTCCCACTCCCGATCATTACCTCCCTTTGCTTTACACACTGGGGCTGAAAAGTGAAGCTGAACCGACAACATTCTTTAATGACAAGGTGGTCGGAGGTTCTTTGACCATGACTTCGGCAGTTTTTGGAGAATATAAATAG
- a CDS encoding 2'-5' RNA ligase family protein, with amino-acid sequence MKLKSHYQSLFDSSRQQLINGNYEIDEKIDHPFDDRRGISLLARPDHHCKTKIAAFLDELRPLDPSQYYYPQSDLHITIMSIISCYSGFQLGQISPEEYKQIILHSLRGIPPIMIQIEGVTLSPAGILLQGYPDGEALQHLRDRLRQNFKDSFLQQSLDKRYTIQTAHSTIMRYRHPLKNLDKFLQVINHNRHTDFGTFTISELELVFNDWYQRQENVQILHRLPLLAAH; translated from the coding sequence ATGAAGCTAAAATCGCATTACCAATCACTTTTTGACTCTTCTCGTCAACAATTAATCAATGGCAACTATGAAATTGATGAAAAAATAGATCATCCTTTTGATGACAGACGCGGCATCAGTTTACTGGCCCGACCAGACCATCACTGCAAAACCAAGATTGCTGCCTTCCTGGACGAACTTCGGCCACTTGATCCTTCCCAATATTACTATCCTCAATCCGATCTACATATCACGATCATGTCCATCATTTCCTGCTACTCGGGATTTCAACTTGGGCAGATAAGCCCTGAAGAATATAAACAAATAATCCTGCATAGTCTCCGTGGTATTCCCCCAATCATGATCCAAATTGAAGGAGTCACGCTCAGTCCTGCAGGCATATTGCTACAGGGATATCCAGATGGAGAAGCCCTTCAGCACTTGCGGGACCGATTACGCCAAAACTTCAAGGACTCCTTCCTTCAGCAGAGCCTTGACAAGCGCTACACCATCCAAACAGCCCACAGTACCATCATGCGCTATCGGCATCCTTTAAAAAACCTGGACAAGTTCCTCCAAGTAATTAACCACAATAGACATACTGATTTTGGTACATTTACCATAAGCGAACTGGAGTTGGTGTTTAATGACTGGTACCAACGCCAAGAAAACGTACAGATACTACACCGACTCCCACTCCTCGCAGCACACTGA
- a CDS encoding endonuclease/exonuclease/phosphatase family protein: MPNLRAFSLVTFNLYNLNLPGHSMYRDYDGWSDDQYENKIIWTSYMLHLLQPDIFGFQELWHEDALKDAFTRAGLMDSYDILCPSHHDGNKIICAGAVKKGLLDGTPEWLETFPEKFILESAGDDPQTPDIAIQIASFSRPVLHFKVKLREDRDAVSVFVAHFKSKAPTAIYREGWYRDDYDYYKKHSETLGYTLSTIRRSAEAAALRMIILDKLKHTDLPVIVMGDLNNSQLSDTLNIMTGQPRYLQGRSSGGGDADLYTVATLQEYRSLRDVYYTHIYQNIRESLDHILVSQEFYDNSRKRIWAFDGMEIYNDHLADEDHKASGTTDHGIVKATFKFAPA; encoded by the coding sequence ATGCCCAATTTGCGAGCATTCAGTTTGGTTACGTTTAACCTCTATAATCTCAACCTCCCTGGGCATTCCATGTATCGGGACTATGATGGCTGGAGTGACGATCAGTATGAAAACAAGATTATCTGGACGTCCTACATGCTTCACCTGCTACAGCCGGACATTTTTGGCTTTCAGGAGCTATGGCATGAAGATGCTCTCAAAGATGCCTTTACCCGGGCAGGTCTTATGGATTCATATGATATTCTTTGTCCTTCGCACCATGATGGAAACAAGATTATCTGTGCAGGGGCTGTCAAAAAGGGCCTACTGGATGGAACCCCGGAATGGCTGGAAACCTTTCCGGAAAAATTCATCCTGGAAAGTGCCGGTGACGATCCCCAGACACCAGATATTGCTATCCAAATAGCGAGCTTCTCCAGGCCCGTGCTCCATTTTAAGGTAAAACTTCGTGAAGACCGCGATGCGGTATCGGTATTTGTAGCACATTTTAAATCCAAGGCTCCTACAGCCATTTACCGGGAAGGCTGGTACAGGGATGATTACGACTACTATAAAAAGCATTCCGAGACCCTCGGCTATACTCTATCCACTATCAGGAGATCTGCAGAAGCTGCTGCTCTACGCATGATCATCTTGGACAAGTTAAAACATACAGATTTGCCGGTAATTGTCATGGGTGACCTGAACAATTCCCAACTCAGCGATACCTTGAACATCATGACCGGTCAGCCACGCTACCTGCAAGGACGCTCTTCCGGAGGTGGTGATGCGGACCTTTATACGGTGGCGACATTACAGGAATACCGTAGTCTCAGGGATGTTTATTACACCCATATTTATCAAAATATCCGGGAATCCCTTGACCATATTTTGGTGTCACAGGAATTTTATGACAATTCCCGGAAAAGAATCTGGGCATTTGATGGCATGGAAATCTATAACGATCATTTGGCAGATGAGGATCATAAAGCTTCAGGCACCACCGATCACGGGATCGTAAAAGCCACTTTTAAGTTCGCTCCTGCTTAA
- a CDS encoding gluconate 5-dehydrogenase: protein MKELFDLSGKVALVTGATHGLGMAMAKALAKSGATLIVNGHTPAKMDKALEEYKADGIEAYGYLFDVTNEKEVDEKLSEIESKFGTIDILVNNAGMIQRTPALEMEVADFAKVVNMDLVSPFLMSKRVAKGMKEKGGGKIINICSMMSELGRNTVSGYAAAKGGLKMLTRNLATEWAKYNIQVNGIGPGYFATEQTAPIRVDGHPFNDFIINRTPAGRWGDPEDLQGTMVFLASQASNFVNGQIVYVDGGILATIGKPHGEE, encoded by the coding sequence ATGAAAGAATTATTTGACCTTTCAGGAAAAGTCGCCCTTGTAACAGGAGCCACCCATGGCCTTGGGATGGCCATGGCCAAGGCTCTTGCCAAGAGTGGTGCTACCCTGATCGTAAATGGACATACCCCAGCCAAGATGGACAAGGCTTTGGAAGAATACAAAGCCGACGGCATCGAAGCATATGGTTACCTGTTCGATGTAACCAATGAAAAGGAAGTGGACGAGAAGCTTTCTGAAATAGAAAGTAAATTCGGAACCATCGATATTTTGGTAAACAATGCCGGTATGATCCAGCGTACTCCTGCGCTAGAAATGGAAGTGGCAGACTTTGCCAAAGTGGTGAATATGGACTTGGTTTCTCCTTTCCTGATGTCCAAGCGTGTAGCGAAAGGCATGAAAGAAAAAGGTGGAGGCAAGATCATCAATATCTGCTCTATGATGAGTGAGCTCGGTCGTAATACAGTATCTGGATACGCTGCCGCCAAAGGTGGGCTGAAAATGCTGACCAGAAACCTCGCCACCGAATGGGCCAAATACAATATCCAAGTAAATGGCATCGGCCCAGGGTATTTTGCCACTGAGCAAACTGCACCGATCCGTGTGGACGGTCATCCGTTCAATGATTTTATCATCAACAGGACACCGGCCGGCAGATGGGGAGATCCAGAGGACCTTCAGGGCACGATGGTCTTCTTGGCCAGTCAGGCCAGTAACTTCGTCAATGGACAAATCGTTTATGTGGATGGTGGTATCTTGGCCACTATCGGCAAGCCGCATGGCGAAGAGTAA